In a single window of the Acyrthosiphon pisum isolate AL4f chromosome X, pea_aphid_22Mar2018_4r6ur, whole genome shotgun sequence genome:
- the Dars2 gene encoding aspartyl-tRNA synthetase, mitochondrial has product MYHTKYLIGGKTNLFLQKYINQSLMSSDLKILSANIKNNILTKRYKFSIAKTQDIKEIVKEHKYVSGLHNFSNVNLYTSRTHTCDQLRNEDCGKSVILCGWLEYVRLNRFIILRDGYGSTQLVIPENASTELNDFIKQIPLESVLMCYGSVKLRPVGEINKDQSTGMIEVIVDQLLLLNAVDTKLPFQLRKFNKANESLRLKYRYLDLRYPEMQYNLRLRSKLLMKMREFLINHREFVEVETPTLFKKTHGGAQEFIVPTHEKGKCYSLVQSPQQLKQMLMVGSMDRYFQVAKCYRDEGAKSDRQPEFTQLDIEMSFTNQDGVMLLIEELLSFVWPSELGKIKIPFPRLSYEEAMVTYGSDKPDIGRSTKISNWTKYIPNATNEVFALVLKNAEDKLTKKQINDLKILISTNYPDVKFSLLNIRSVETFKENIKKIINGIDVAAMLAADNISEHDLVAIASGSKYKSLSVLGKINEHFKVDNSSDDRWRFVWIINFPLFEMDSNQIQSVHHPFTQPQTEITSDNLLEVKGFHYDLVLNGSEVGGGSIRIHDANLQTKVIGSILNIPIETMSHLVEALKSGCPPHGGIALGVDRLLSILCNTNSIRDVIAFPKTFEGKDLLSGAPTEITTEDMKRYHLKIDNIEKS; this is encoded by the exons ATGTATCACACAAAATACTTGATTGGAGGTAAAACAAATCTCTTTCTGCAGAAATATATTAACCAG AGTTTAATGTCAAGTGACTTGAAAATATTGTCAGCAaacataaagaataatatactcACAAAACGGTACAAATTCTCAATCGCAAAAACTCAAGACATTAAAGAAATTGTTAAAGAACACAAATATGTGTCTGGATTGCACA acttttcaaatgttaatttatatacctcTCGTACTCACACCTGTGACCAACTAAGAAATGAAGACTGTGGAAAATCGGTTATTCTTTGTGGATGGTTAGAGTATGTACGATTGAATCGCTTTATAATTTTAAGGGATGGCTATGGTTCAACGCAACTCGTTATTCCTGAAAAcgcaa gcacagaattaaatgattttattaaacaaatacctCTGGAATCAGTTTTGATGTGTTATGGTAGCGTAAAATTAAGGCCTGTTGGGGAAATAAACAAA GATCAATCGACAGGAATGATAGAAGTAATCGTTGATCAACTACTATTACTTAATGCGGTTGACACCAAACTTCCATTTCAATTACGGAAATTTAATAAG gCAAATGAATCGTTAAGATTAAAATATCGTTATTTGGATTTGCGATATCCTGAGATGCAATATAATTTACGCCTAAGATCAAAGTTGTTGATGAAAATGAGAGAGTTTTTGATTAATCACCGAGAGTTTGTTGAAGTAGAAACTCCTACATTATTCAAAAAGACTCatggt GGTGCACAAGAGTTCATTGTACCAACTCACGAAAAAGGAAAATGTTATTCATTGGTACAAAGCCCTCAGCAATTAAAACAAATGCTGATGGTCGGTTCCATGGATAGATATTTTCAAGTAGCAAAATGCTACAGGGATGAAGGTGCCAAATCTGACAGACAGCCAGAATTTACCCAA ctgGATATTGAAATGTCATTTACCAACCAAGATGGAGTAATGTTACTCATTGAAGAGTTATTATCATTTGTTTGGCCATCGGAATTGGGTAAAATCAAAATACCATTTCCTCGATTGTCGTATGAGGAAGCAATGGTCACATATGGTAGTGATAAACCAGATATTGGGCGTAGTACAAaa atttCAAACTGGACAAAGTACATACCAAATGCAACAAATGAAGTTTTTGcacttgttttaaaaaatgctgAAGACAAACTGACAAAGAAACaaataaatgatttgaaaatattaatatccacCAATTACCCAGATGTTAAATTCAGTCTTTTAAATATCAGATCAGTTGAAactttcaaagaaaatattaaaaaaataattaatgggaTTGACGTAGCAGCTATGTTGGCTGCTGATAATATATCTGAACATGATTTAGTTGCGATTGCTAgtggttcaaaatataaatct CTATCAGTACTGGGTAAAATTAACGAACATTTCAAAGTAGATAATTCAAGTGATGACCGTTGGCGTTTTGTTTGGATAATCAATTTTCCTTTATTTGAAATGGATTCTAATCAAATTCAATCAGTTCATCACCCATTCACGCAACCACAAACAGAAATTACTTCTGATAACTTATTAgag gTTAAAGGGTTTCATTACGATTTGGTATTGAATGGAAGTGAGGTAGGAGGAGGTTCAATTCGTATACACGATGCCAATCTGCAAACAAAAGTTATTGGatccattttaaatatacctatcgaAACTATGTCTCATCTTGTCGAAGCATTGAAGTCTGGTTGTCCTCCACATGGCGGAATAGCTTTAG GTGTTGATAGATTACTATCAATTTTGTGCAACACAAATAGCATTCGTGATGTTATTGCTTTTCCTAAGACTTTTGAAGGAAAAGACCTGTTGTCTGGAGCCCCGACCGAAATCACTACCGAAGATATGAAAagatatcatttaaaaattgacaatatagaaaaatcataa